The Streptomyces sp. ICC1 DNA window GCTGCCCCTCCCGTACGACCGAAGAACCCGCGGTGCCCTTGGGCGCCGCGGGTTCTTCGCGCTTGTGCCGCCCCCGGATCTTCTTTATAGTCAACCTGACTATAAAGAAAGCGGGGGGTTGCCATGGGGTGGCACACGAGCTGGACCGAGATCCTCGGATTCGCCACAGGAGCCGTCTGCGTCTGGCTGGTCGCCCGGCAGCACGTCGCCAACTGGCCGATCGGCATCGCCAACAACGTCTTCTTCATCGTGCTCTTCGCGCAGGCGGGCCTCTACGCCGATGCCGGGCTGCAGATCGTCTTCATCGCCCTCGCCGCGTACGGCTGGTGGTCCTGGACCCACGGGGGTGGACCAGGAACCGCCGGGGCCCTGCCGGTGCGCCGTACGACGGGCGCCGAGTGGGCCGTGCTGGGCGCGGCGGGGGCGGTGGGGGTGCTCGGCCTGACGCTCCTGCTGAGCCGGGCCACCGACTCCACCGTCCCGTTCTGGGACGCCGTCACCACCGGGCTCTCGCTCATGGCCACGTACGGGCAGTGCCGCAAGCTCGTCGAGTCCTGGTGGCTGTGGATCGCCGCGGACCTGGTCTACATCCCCCTGTACGCCTACAAGGGGCTCTACCTCACCTCCCTGCTCTACACCGTCTTCCTCGCCCTGTGCGTGGGCGGACTGCTCGGCTGGCAGCGGGCGCTCACCGCGCGCGGTGCCGGCCGGGCCCTGGAGGCGACGGCGTGAGGCGCCACGGCGGGAAGGCCTACGCGCACGGCCTGGTGCTCGGCAAGTTCTATCCGCCGCACGCCGGCCACCACCACCTGGTGCGCACCGCCCAGGACCAGTGCGAGCGGCTGACCGTGCTGGTGTGCGCCTCCTCGGTGGAGTCGGTGCCGCTCGCCGACCGGGTCGCCTGGATGCGCGAGGCGCACCCCGGTGCCGATGTCGTGGGCGCGGTCGACGACATCCCGGTCGACCTGCACGACCCGGAGGTCTGGGAGGCCCACATGGCGATCTTCCGCGGCGCGGTGGGCCGCAGGGTCGACGCCGTCTTCACCTCGGAGGAGTACGGGAGCGAGCTCGCCCGGCGGTTCGGGGCCGAGGCGGTCTGCGTCGACCGGGAGCGCACCCTCTTCCCGGTGTCCGGGACGGCGGTACGGGCGGACCCGGTCGGGAACTGGGAGTTCCTGGGGCCGGCCGTACGGGCCGCGCTGACCCGGCGGATCGTCGTGCTCGGGGCCGAGTCCACCGGGACGACGACGCTGTCGCGGGCGCTGGCGGCCCACTGGCGGCGCCGGGGCGGGGTGTGGAGCACGACGGGCTGGGTCGCGGAGTACGGCCGGCGCTACAGCGAGGAGCGGCTCGCCGCGGCGCGCGCGGCGGACCCGGCGGCGACCTGGGCCGATGTGGCCTTCACCTCGGAGGAGTTCCCGGTGATCGCACGGCGGCAGGACGCGGAGGAGGAGCGGGCGGCCCGGCTGGGATCGCCGGTGCTCTTCTGCGACACCGACTCCTTCGCCACCGGCATCTGGCACGAGCGGTACACCGGCGGGCGCAGCGAGGAGGTCGAGCGGATCGCCGCGGGCACGCACCGGGACCTGTACGTGCTCACCGACCACGCGGACGTGCCCTTCGAGGACGACGGGCTGCGCGACGGACCGCAGCTGAGGCCGTGGATGACCGGCCGGTTCCGGGAGGAGCTGGAGCGGACCGGCAGGCGCTTCCTGGTGGTGCGCGGGGACCGGGAGGCGCGGCTGGCCGCGGCCGCGGCGGCCGTGGACGAACTGCTCGCGGAGGGCCGGCACTTCGCGGACCCGCTGCCGGAGCGGGTACGGGTACGGGATCCGCTGCCGGGGCAGGCGCGCGGCCGGGCACGGGAGCGGAGCCGATGAGCCGTGACACCGGCACCGGTGAGGACGCCGGCGGCGGCCGCGGTGGCGGCGCCGCGGGCGGCTACGACCCGTACGCCTTCGAGCCGTTCGCGGTGACCGTCGACCTCGCCGTCTTCACCGTCCGCGGCGGCACCCTGCACGTGCTGCTGATCCGGCGCGGGCAGGAACCGTACGCGGGCGCCTGGGCGCTCCCCGGCGGCTTCGTGCTGCCCCGGGAATCCGCCGAGAGCGCCGCCCGCCGCGAACTGGCCGAGGAGACCGGCCTGGCGGCCGGCCTGGTCGACGCCCTGCACCTGGACCAGCTGCGCACCTACAGCGAACCGGACCGGGACCCCCGGATGCGGGTCGTCTCGGTGGCCTTCACCGCGCTCGTCCCCGACCTGCCCGAACCGGCGGCCGGGGGCGGCGGGGACGCCGACCGGGCCCGCCTCCCCCACCGGCACCCAGCGGGCCCGTCGGCGGGCCTGGCCTTCGACCACGCGCGGATCCTGGCGGACGCCCGGGAGCGGGTCGGCGCGAAGCTGGAGTACAGCTGCCTGGCCACCGCCTTCTGCCCGCCCGAGTTCACCCTCGGCGAGCTCCAGGCCGTCTACGAGACCGTCTGGACCACCGCCCTGGACCGCCCCAACTTCCGCCGCAAGGTGCTGGCCACGCCCGGTTTCGTCGAGGCCGTGCCCGGAGCCGCCCGGCTCACCGGCGGCCGCGGCAAACCGGCCGCGCTCTACCGGCCCGGGCCGGCGACCACCCTGCACCCGCCCCTGCTCCGCCCTACGGAAGGACACACACGATGACCACGACCGCGAAGCGGGCCGCGACCGGCGCCCTGCTCGGACTGGCCCTGGGGGACGCCCTCGGCTTCCCCACGGAGTTCAACGACGTGCCGGGGATCCTGGCCAAGACGGGCCCCTGGCGGTCCATGGAGCTGCCCCGCCCGGCGATCGTCACGGACGACACCCAGATGACGCTGGCCTTCGCCCGGGGGATACGGACCGCCGCGGACCGCGGCCCGGTGGGCCCGCTGCGGCTCGCGCGGCCGGTCCGGGAGGAGTTCGTCGACTGGTACCACTCCCCGGACAACAACCGGGCCCCGGGCAACACCTGCCTGAAGGCCTGCAGCCTGCTGAACCTGCCCGAGCGGGACTGGCGCGACGCCAGCCAGCTCGGCTCCAAGGGCTGCGGCGCGAACATGCGGGTGGCGCCGGCCGGGCTGGTGCCCGGCTGGACGGAGGAGGAGCGGGCGGGCGCCGCCCAGCTCCAGTCGGCCCTCACCCACGGCCACCCGACGGCGCTGGCCGCCTCGGACCTGACGGCCCGCGCGGTGTTCCTGCTGGCCAGGGGCACCGAGGTGACCGGGCTGGTCGGGCAGCTGCGCTCGTACGCCCTGGAGAACCGCACCCGCTACCACGAGCACTGGCTCGGCGACCTGTGGACGCGCACGGCGTCGGACGTCTCGGCGGAGTCCTTCATGGCGCGCGGCTGGGACGAGTGCCTGGGCGTCCTGGACCGCCTCGCGGCCGCCCTGCGCAGCCCCTCCCCGGAGACGGACCCCTGCCTGACGACGGGCGACGGCTGGATCGCCGAGGAGGCCCTGGCCACGGCCCTCCAGTGCTTCCTGCTCTTCCCGGAGGAACCGCTCCTGGCCCTGCGCCGCGCGGCCTGCACGAAGGGCGACTCCGACTCCATCGCCTGCCTGGCCGGCGCCTTCGCGGGCGCCCACCTCGGCGCGGACGTCTGGCCCCGCGAGTGGGAGGGCCGCATCGAGTACCGCGCCGAACTCCTCGCCTTCGGCGCCCTCTGGGACGCGTGAGCGGTGCTGGACGCCCTGAGCACCGACCTGACGTCCGTCGTCGAGGAGCAGCCCGACCCGCTGCTCTTCGCGACGGTGTCCGGCGCCCACCTGTACGGCTTCCCGTCCCGCAACTCCGACGTCGACCTGCGCGGAGCGCAGCCGTTAGCCGAGGGCTGAGGTGTGGCGGGTGCGGTGGAGGAAGTCTTCGATGCGGGGGAGGTCCGGGGATTCGGGGGGGGGGGTCGTGGTGAGAGCCGACTCGGATTCCGTCACCAGGCGGGTCATCCAGGCGTCGACCTCGTCCCAGGTGAGCTCGCCGCGGCGGACCGCGAGGAGGCGGTCGCGGTAGGGGCCCGCGTCGATCACCAGGTGGCCCGTGCGCAGCAGGTCGCGGCAGGACAGGAGCAGCCGCAGCAGGTGCATGGCGTGCTTCCAGCGCGGGGCGCCGTGGTTGCGGAGGTCTCCGAGGAGTTTGCCGCGCTGGGAGACCGCGTACCGGCTGAAGGTCGTGTGGGCCAGGCGGGAGAGGAACGCCCCTCGGAGTGAGAGGAGTTCCTCTCCGACCGGGGTGAGGTGTTCCACGACGGGGGAGTGCAGGCACTCCAGGATGTTCGGGTTCGCTCGCAGGGCGAGCTCGCAGAAGCGTTCCAGCTCCCACGAGAACTGCTCCTCCCGCGGCCCGTCCACGTGCGTCGGCGGCTTCTGGAAGCCCCAGAACAGCGGTGTGGGGGCGAGGTAGACACCGCGCCGGTCGGTGTCGCTCGCCTCCGTCGCCAGGCCGAACGCCCGCGAACCCATCACGCACGAGTAGATCGTGTGGTCCCTGACCAGGGTGAGTTCGAGCGGCGCGGGCGTCGGCGTGTCGTTCATTTCGTCAGACTAGGCAAGCGGGTCAGTCCTAGGCGAGCGAGATTTCGCCCGCCGGGGAGACGGTGATCTTCTGTTCCGCCAGCGGCTTGGTGGCCGGGCCGTGGGCCACCGCGCCGTCCGCCACCTTGAACTTGCTGCCGTGGCACGGGCAGTCGATGGTGCCGTCCGCCACCTTGTTCACGAGGCAGCCCTGGTGCGTGCACA harbors:
- the pnuC gene encoding nicotinamide riboside transporter PnuC, which translates into the protein MGWHTSWTEILGFATGAVCVWLVARQHVANWPIGIANNVFFIVLFAQAGLYADAGLQIVFIALAAYGWWSWTHGGGPGTAGALPVRRTTGAEWAVLGAAGAVGVLGLTLLLSRATDSTVPFWDAVTTGLSLMATYGQCRKLVESWWLWIAADLVYIPLYAYKGLYLTSLLYTVFLALCVGGLLGWQRALTARGAGRALEATA
- a CDS encoding AAA family ATPase, which encodes MRRHGGKAYAHGLVLGKFYPPHAGHHHLVRTAQDQCERLTVLVCASSVESVPLADRVAWMREAHPGADVVGAVDDIPVDLHDPEVWEAHMAIFRGAVGRRVDAVFTSEEYGSELARRFGAEAVCVDRERTLFPVSGTAVRADPVGNWEFLGPAVRAALTRRIVVLGAESTGTTTLSRALAAHWRRRGGVWSTTGWVAEYGRRYSEERLAAARAADPAATWADVAFTSEEFPVIARRQDAEEERAARLGSPVLFCDTDSFATGIWHERYTGGRSEEVERIAAGTHRDLYVLTDHADVPFEDDGLRDGPQLRPWMTGRFREELERTGRRFLVVRGDREARLAAAAAAVDELLAEGRHFADPLPERVRVRDPLPGQARGRARERSR
- a CDS encoding NUDIX domain-containing protein, with protein sequence MSRDTGTGEDAGGGRGGGAAGGYDPYAFEPFAVTVDLAVFTVRGGTLHVLLIRRGQEPYAGAWALPGGFVLPRESAESAARRELAEETGLAAGLVDALHLDQLRTYSEPDRDPRMRVVSVAFTALVPDLPEPAAGGGGDADRARLPHRHPAGPSAGLAFDHARILADARERVGAKLEYSCLATAFCPPEFTLGELQAVYETVWTTALDRPNFRRKVLATPGFVEAVPGAARLTGGRGKPAALYRPGPATTLHPPLLRPTEGHTR
- a CDS encoding ADP-ribosylglycohydrolase family protein, with protein sequence MTTTAKRAATGALLGLALGDALGFPTEFNDVPGILAKTGPWRSMELPRPAIVTDDTQMTLAFARGIRTAADRGPVGPLRLARPVREEFVDWYHSPDNNRAPGNTCLKACSLLNLPERDWRDASQLGSKGCGANMRVAPAGLVPGWTEEERAGAAQLQSALTHGHPTALAASDLTARAVFLLARGTEVTGLVGQLRSYALENRTRYHEHWLGDLWTRTASDVSAESFMARGWDECLGVLDRLAAALRSPSPETDPCLTTGDGWIAEEALATALQCFLLFPEEPLLALRRAACTKGDSDSIACLAGAFAGAHLGADVWPREWEGRIEYRAELLAFGALWDA
- a CDS encoding nucleotidyltransferase domain-containing protein — its product is MNDTPTPAPLELTLVRDHTIYSCVMGSRAFGLATEASDTDRRGVYLAPTPLFWGFQKPPTHVDGPREEQFSWELERFCELALRANPNILECLHSPVVEHLTPVGEELLSLRGAFLSRLAHTTFSRYAVSQRGKLLGDLRNHGAPRWKHAMHLLRLLLSCRDLLRTGHLVIDAGPYRDRLLAVRRGELTWDEVDAWMTRLVTESESALTTTPPPESPDLPRIEDFLHRTRHTSALG